A stretch of DNA from Temnothorax longispinosus isolate EJ_2023e chromosome 2, Tlon_JGU_v1, whole genome shotgun sequence:
ATGAACTTACTGATTGCGGGTTTAACGCGTTGGGTAagcatcaaaatatttaatttatacaatcatAATGTGAATTCTTTTGTCTGTTAACTAATTTACTAAACCAGAGAGATCAAAGATAGTGGAATTGTCCAAGGACGGTCAATATTCTGCAGCATGTAACAAGTGTTATGAAATTAAACATGATTGTTTAAACGACACTTTGTTTAAACATccaaacatatattttaatgagagTGTGAAACATCGCATTTCAGATCATTATGGTGagatttatttcgttattttttgtgtatcaaacaatttactattttatataaaatttaaagttacattaaaattaaacatctaGATCCGGAAACAGGAGATGCATATTAATCATTATACAAAATGAGAATATTGGAGAAGTCAGAGCTGTTAGGACCGTTGcgagttatatttaatatcatcaaCAGAATGTATAACGTTGTTTACACAGATCCCtgattgtaaatatatatatatgtatgtatataaatgctaatttatttaaaactaaaatattgaatattctcaaaatatttctcaagaCGGATAAGCAATTGACACACTGACTTAGCTAATTTCATCTTGCTAATAACTTATCAGAATTAATAAGTTTTCAGcaatttttcgatttaaaatcagattatttttactttagttGCCAATATAATATGAATGAGTAATAAGCATTTCTTAACACTGAAAAGAATAGTTGTTTCCAATTtcaaagttaatttaattagtagttttagttaattttaataactcaTATTTAAATggctaatataattaaatttatgaagcGTAATATGTGAAACATTGTAAAAACACGTGCGTTGATGTTGGATACATCTTCATgcagtatttttgtttaattgaGATGTAGAcactttaatttgaataaaatatttctttttttttacaaattcaaaAACGCGTTTAGTCCATCGATAACGTgaccttttctctttttcttcaacaAAATAATAGGCTTaatagaaaaacaaaaaacgtcacatcaaaaaatattaccacGATACAACACAGTATAATTTACTATgtttcatgatttttattcTGTAGATTGCTGCGACGATACGTAAGTACCgaatgatatatgtatgtacatttaagTGATAGAAGTAACGAGCAATATTTATGTACAAATACACCGAATTATAAACACTTAACACTCGCCATACCTTACGCATTATTACCTTAGTCAATTCGTAACGTTGTACCGTTGTCTCATTAAATGCTATTTTAAGCAAGACTACACGATTGAATAGTACGGGGAAATTTTTGGCACAGTTTGTTATATCTtaatagaaacaaaaaatgaatCTGTTAAAACGAAACCTAAATGTAgcttatcaagagacacggaaGAAATGCTTATAATCCTCGTTATATAACATTTGTGTCTGTAGTCAAGCAGTCGTTATACCAAATGCATAAATTTTTGCttcaatctaaaaaatattcgatgtttgacgtcaaaatgataTGTGTCGTGTAACACTAAGTCGATTCCAGTCGTGAATCGAGTGCGTAcgcaaaattcaattaatatcgCGTTGCAGCCTGTTAGCAATGTAATTATAGCCGATAATTATTGGCTTCCTATACACATACACCACAGAGAAACTATCATGCAATTTCAAAAGCGGGATGTATATCACAAATTTAACAGCAGCGATGGATGCAGCAATGGATTTATGCAATGCGTATATTAcaattctctttcttctttttttttaacaaaatcaaaatagtttttatttttttacgtctGCGTATATATTATGAACAGCCATCCCTGTATACATTTGAGAAAACTAGAACTGTACTTTCCACTCTTCTGAAAATGCATTCTTCTCATTCGcacgttaattttttatacactcatacctttttctctttcacatTCTTTTCTGCGTGTGAACcctttatatagaaataaaatatgttagtGGGCACATCGATAAAATCATCATTTATAACAAACAAGTCAAATTATAaagtcttatattttttttatcatttacgtataaatattgttaaatatgtatattaaaaatttgctaCATATTCCACgattattttacacagatTTGTTATTCTATCCCGATAATGACTTAAGTTGGTTAAGtaactccttttttttttcattttcacaATGGACTTCTCTGGTATCCGAAGAGTTAATAAGGATGTAATCAAGTAATCCCTagtatttttctcatttatcaAATCATGCACCTTATCGGCAATTGAGATatgaacaagaaaaaaaaagagagaaagaaaaggatgACGTTGGATTAACATTGTATTCTATAGGAGGATGAGTCACGGTGTCattgtataaaaatctaaactgACCTTAAACGtgtactaaaaaatataattgcttcTGTCAAGCGAGAGGACCGATTATCGGCGATGGTTCCAATAAAGGTCAACCTCTGTGCGCTCGGGATATACTTTCGTTGACGCCTCCGTGACTCATTAATTCGGATCGTCAGTCGGACCGAACGCTGTTAATTCTCGACGTAACGAACATGCTTTGCTGCTACGCACATGGAatctatttttcattaacaACGACTAAATGATATTACTAATACGACAGGACATTCGTGTGCCGTTGATACATCTTGTAAAATGCAAGTTCTATACTGTCGTACCGTAAGATTCCACTGCCGAAGGAAGAATTAGAGAAATAAGGATTCGTTGTGCATTTACTGCTTCGTGTAAATTCACAACGTATTAAATGCGTCGACGGACCGACCTCCTCGCCGAGAATGAATGCTATGTACTGTCAATCGCGATATGattctcgcgcgcgagcgcacacacacatcacTGATGGCGATTTCTCAAGTACGCACACTGCGTGTATCCTGATTGCTGTGGCAAGTCCAATATGTATCCTGATTACTGTGGCAAGTTCAATGCTCATGTATTCGTAAGAATAATCCCATGGCGATAAACGAAACTGAAGAACCAGCCGCGGTTTACGTTTACTGCCCACGTGCAGTGTTAAACGCGCGTAACTGCATCGATCGCGGAAGAATTCAGACGGATATCTCGTAAACGGCATACATCCTTTCCTCGTTGGAACGTAAGACGTGCAGACTACTCGGCGGCTCTCGTAGAATCTCCGTCCAGCCGCAGGATGGTGCGGAGACCGGAAAGGTGGGCTATACGGATATTTCATAGTTCATATCGTATACGCTCGCGCGGTCCGGTGTCGGTGTGGTCGGTCTCTGTGACCTCGGATCGTTGGGCGCCGAAACCATCTCCATAGAGTCGGTCATCTCCAGGGCTCTGACAAAGGACATCGGTCGACGCCGGGCGTCTCCCGAGGTCGGTGTGGTCGGTGTTGCCATCGTGGTCGCTTTCCGCTTGACCTGCGGCGACTGGTGCGGTTGATGCGGCGGGAAGACGGGCACTCCACCCCTCATGGCTGGATGATACGCCGCCCTAGGAGCGTTCGTCGTGTATTGCGACTGCTGAGTTGGACTCGTGGGATTGGAGCGATAGTAGTCGTACGGCGGGGGCGGTCGATGGGAGGGCGATTGATGCGGCGCCCCGCTCACCGCTCCACCAGGGGGTGGACCTGGATAGCTGCCGGGTGAGTTGTCCTTCCACATGTAAACACCGCGCTGCGGCGAACCTGCCAGTTCGCGTATGTTGTCGACCGTGTTGTTGGTTCTCGAATACGGATGATCGGTGCCCTGTCGCACGAGCTCGCTCTCCGACAGGAAACGCCGCTGCGGGCTGTAGCCAGTAATGACGGTACCGGGAACGCCGACTCCCGTATTGTTTCCCTGCTGTATATCGTAATACATCGGCGCTTCGTTCACACCTATGAAATCTGGCCGACGAACCTGCGTCGGTGTACCCGGGTTTGATCTGTAACAGACACAGCGAATCTTAGATCCCCCGAGATCCTCCGCGGCGCAAGATGCTTTCGATAACTCGACAAATGCACAGTACAGTGAACCAAGATGAATATGCGAGTGCTTGAGCATTGTAGCCATACAAATACGGCTCTGGCGAGACATACAGGAGAGAGAGCAGCGCATCATTCCTGTTAAGAAATTAGCATCTATTCAAGAAACATAAAAGATAGCGAACCTAAGAAATGTATGTGTAGCAGTGTCTCGTGTAATGTGTGTatgttgtgtgtgtgtcttatgtgtatatatttttacaaccatgtttttctatatatacaaagatatatatatgcaagaAAGCATAATTGTAAACTACGGTATGTCCTCGTAGGATGAAGTTCGTGTTTACCTGCAGTAGGTTGCAACATGATGGTAGAAAGCAGCTCCTTGCAGTTACCACCCCCTGCAGTGGGACACAAACTTATCTATATACCATATATCTTGTAATATGTACATGCAGAGAGACTAATCCtctacaatatttattgtaagcTACATTGCgtaattttcctttttgaCACGTTCCTTCGTCCTCCGGAAGGTGAGAACAGTGGTGAcagaagaggaggagaaagaagagCAAGAGTGAGGTGTTTGACAGTGAGGGACAGGAGATCTTGACAAAACAGGCCGACATCATATCGAAGGGTAGCAAAAAGGATATCATATAGAGGTATATCGTTCACTTTGTATTGGCAGCGTGCTTAAGAGATGCATTGTAACTATTACTAGTGTGGCGCTTCCCTCTTGCTCTCTACATTGAGATAATTTTGTGCAATGTGAAaatcgcgatatatatatagttaaatataataaatctgaaattgtATTTAAGTATTCGAATAAGAATCGACCAAATGTTAGCACTCAAATTAATTGgattatcaatatttcattatttttgtattacgtGTAAATGTGTTTACATtagaagatatttttcttttttatcgagctaatatattctttgatttttcttTCGGTAATGCATAAGTATGATGTACCTTCGTATAGGGCTGGATATGGCAAGCGGAGTAGGTACTCCAATAGCTTTGATACGTTGTTGCATCGTCGGGCTGGCGCCACCCTGACGCTGAGGGATTGTGGCGGGCGAACCACTCGTTTCCGGCGATAACGGGTCGGGAGTGTGACTTCGAGATCCGTTCATCCCTCTGTGAATATGATGTACATAAGTATCGCGCCAGAGCGTTTCGCGCGTTGAAAATCGTTGTTACATTTATCCGCAAGTACCTCGGCCTTGGATGTGGACTGCCTCTAGGATAATGTATTGGATGGCGAAGCTGCGACGGCGGAGGATGCCTGGGAGATTCGTTGTTCTCCACAGGTGGCAGGAAGAAATTGCTTTTGGAACCGTGTCTTTGCAACGGTGGCGTAGGTTCGCAGTCCGCAGACTGAGACGCCGTCGGTTCCATGTCTGTATCCGATCCATCTCGTCCAGGAGATAACTGTAAAGAGGAATCAATGATGTTATCAATCACGTCAGAGaaacaatttcaaatatattatatttctctctgtaatatacattacatatatttcctATGAATATTAGGATATCAGTTTGGATCAATGGGATATGCATAAACCGTAGGAAAAAATCAGTAAAGGCATCTTAGGACTCTGAATTGAACGGTACTGATAGATGAGGTATCATCGCTGCAACTCATACTCTACAGATGTAGTGAAAAAGacgtaaatatatgtattaattaatttctatagtAAAATTTCTATACTAGATATACTACGAAGCTAAGGAATTGCATACACAACTGTTTACATTGTTTACAATTACTGTAATAGTGTGGTACAACTATGTCGCTAGCCATGCTGTACATGCTTGAAAATTGCGTATAAGTAGAAGAGTGTTTATAGAAGAATGCTTCAGATATAGGCTTCGTCCAAAATTTGTCTAATAATTGTGCTAGTGAATAGTAAAAAAGGATACAAATCATAATAACAATACAAGCTCCAGATTCCGAATTGAAGTCACGTTGTTTACAAAGTAAGATAAGCGAGACTGCGCTAGCTCTTACCTTATTGTAAGCATTTGAACTGGCATTTCTAACACCATTGCTGCTATCCATGTAGGTCTTTACCTGGTTCTCACTGCCTATAGTAGATATCTCTGACGCACACGCTCCACGTCGCTTCCCTGAATACTTATCAGGCTTAAGTAAGCTGCAAATCACagagaaaattcattataacaaaataacttCTGCGTacagtattaattttacaataccTTGGCTCCTTGCAATACCTTGGGTATTGTGGTCCGAATTGTGTGTAACAGCAGTTGCGCAGACAACCACGAGAAAAAGGATTGTAGCCTCCGTTAAATTTGCCTGTTACCTGTTCGTTCGTGGTACGTCCTCTGGAGACGAGGACTACGTGAAAGCCGGTCAGTCCAAAGATTGGAATGAATAAGAGCATTACCACTCCCATGAGGATGAGACTGTGCGAAAATTAAGGATCTTACAAAATCGACAATGGAAATCGACGTAATCCTTACAACTGTGCGGCCTGTATTTTACGAGTATTTTGGATATAATTCTTCTACGTAAAGGATACGCAACAATGGTATTAACTTCGCTCAACTGTTCTTTATGCTCCAGTAAGTAATATAGACAGAACCCAAATATACTGGTCATATGACAACTGAGCgacagaagaaaaaagaagaagtatctGTAGTTCCTCCTACCAATGCAGTTATTTACCCACGGGCAGTGATGGTCGAATGTCTAAAAATATAGAGGTTTGTTAAGGTACCCTTTCCTAATTTGTTCCCAACAAACGTTTGACAAGAGGAAACAGACGTACCTCGATACAATGATTGCAGACACTGCAATGTGAGCAACGTGGAGGTCGATAAAACTTGCAGGTGACGCACCACTTCATGCGCACGGTGATGCCGTTGATCTCCACGCTCTTGTACAACGGAGCACGGAAGTCATCCTCCCGGTCTTCGTCAGGAGGCgctttaacgaaaaataatcattacaCTCCGTATCCGTGACTCGTCGTCGTAAAGTGGAGTAAGTATAAATATCTCGTGTGTGTCAAGTTACCTTTTGGTATAACACCGGGATCCATAAACGTCGCCAGGGAGAAGTTGATCACTACGAAGAAGGTGATGACTCCTTGCAGAGCCGGTACCCACAAGCCCAAGTGAGAGACATAGTAATTCGAGCATCTGCGAAACGAAACACGTAAGATTCAGCGGCGAGATTCTCCGAGAAAGCGAGGAGGAGCTCCGTCTCGACGAGAGCAGGCGGCGGAGGAGAggcggagagagaggaggagagagaagagagaaagagagagagagagagaaagacaacTTACGGGAAGATGAAGAAGAGCGCCGTGGTGACGAGTAGGACCGTCCACGCGAACGTAGCTGGCAGATACCTCGTCTTCACATCGCATTTCGGCATTCTGCACGCTCCCGCTCTTCCGGTGGCACACACGATCAGCGCGAGTCACTAACGGACAGGATTTCTGCTAGCAGGAAACATGGCCGCGTCCATCGCGAGCTCGGCTCACTTGCGACACGTACGTGCTGCGGCGAGGGCGGCCGCGCATTCTAGCTGCCGTTCCGTTCCGGGGCGTCGCGCGCCACGATTCGGGAGTCCTCCCCGGTTCCCGGCCCTCACTCGCGCGTCATCCCGGATCCCGGCCGCGCGGaaacgtcggcgtcggcggcgctctatcaatatttaaaggGCCAGCTCGCGGGTATACGGAGTTATCCGAGAGCGACGAGCACACCACCACGGtgacatacatatatagcgCGCAACGCGCATCTCGCTCCCTCGCTCCTGCAGAATCTCGAGTCTCGCGCTGCAGCGCGCGTGTCAATCCCCCCCCTTCCCTTGCCCCCCTTCCCTTTTTGCTCCGTGTGCTCCGTGTATTTTGCCCCTGCGCTTTCCTATACTGCGAGTATTCCACCAGATCGGATCGACGGCAACTTCAGGCCGCGTTTGACGTTTGCGCTTTGCGCCTTCCCGATTGCGtctatttattgcaataaatatatttatatattatattaggcCAATTCCTTTTagtgacacaagtcgacacaagtgtcgTTCTGTCTTTGTTATTCATTGAATGCCAAGAAGGATAGAACGatgtttgtgtcgacttgtgtcactAAAAAGAATTGGCACGTTATAAtgtttatgcatttatttattttttattgtattcattattatttttccccttcatatacatatatatcgtagATGGTAAAATCTGAGAAGAAATATactcttataataataataataataataataatctaaaaagAATGCAGTATTGAATACGTTGAATTAATAGCCTCATCTTCTAATCGCAGATCGGACATTAAAATCTATAAACAGAGATATCGAGTATCGATGTTGTTTACAATGCGAATACTGTTCTGTCGAGTATCGATAAGGGCGCTCGAGCACGCTCGAGCTATATAACGAGTCCGAGCAGTGCAACAATGAAGTTTTCTTCTAAATTTTCTTTGGCGAGACTATTACTGACACTTTCAAGTTTAACGCAATTCTCTTAAAGCGCAACACAAAAATCGCATACGTACGTATTTATTAACGGATgaaaacgtttttaaaacgGATGAAAAGGCTGATCTTTTCGAAATGGCGCGAAAAAGGGCAATAAATCGCAAAGTTCGCAGAAGTGACGTCCGCGCGAGACGCGGCTGCGATTAGTCGCGGTATGTACACGTGACAGACTCACGTGGCCGACGTCACTTCCGTTTCGCGGGTAAAATCGCACGGAGTGAAGGCACGGAGCAATGTTTTCAAGTGCCGGTTACTCGTCGTAGGACGTGGGACGTCGGCCGAtctttggaaaaatatatatctgctGCAGCTGTGACGCTTTGGGGCGGCAACATGCACGTGCTCAAGCGCGgtaatttaagataatttgtACAAACGCACTCGCACCCGCCGCGATTCGACGTATCCTCGCGCAAAACTGTCTTTACTGCGTTTACCGCGATCTGTCCCCTCTTTAAGATTAACGTCTCTCTTTGTTGTCAGATGGACGTAAGGAACCTGTGCATTTCGACGAGATAACTGCGAGAATCGAGGCGCTATGTTACGGTCTGGACGAGTCTGTGGATCCAGTAAGCGTTCGCACACATGTTACCTTTCTAACTGAAACAGAAAGGGAATCTGATCCTTTATCGCTGttcttttttacttaattttgcattaatgTTTTCTTGAAAGTCAAGTTTAGCATAACTTACCCAAGATCGTTGAGAGAAATGCATTGTTATACTTTCCTTTTGCAGCCTGCAATCGCACATCGAGTTATAACCAATTTGTGCTCGGGAGTAACAACAAGCGAATTGGATAACTTTGCTGCTGAAACTGCGGTGACTATGATCAATCAACATCCGGATTACGCAATTTTAGCAGCCAGAATAGCCATATCAAATTTGCAAAAGGAGACAAAGGAGGCCTTTAGTGGTGAGATGTCACAAGCGTTGATATTACATTGGCTGTGGTCCGATTCACGCTCGTAAGGATCATTCTTTGTTGCACATCGAatatcaaacaaaaataaagcgATGCTTTCAGCGCTGTGAGCGTGAATCGGACCGCAGCCCATGTTtgctaatatataatttgttattaataccTCGTTTATCTTACAGAGGTGATAGCTGATTTGTATCATGCGAAAAACTCAGTCACGAATCAACGCCTGCCTTTAATCAGCGaggaatattataaaattatccaGAGCAACGCAGAGAAATTGAATTCCGCGATAGTATATGATAGAGATTTTAATTACACTTATTCCACGTTTAAAATGCTTGAGAGCAATCACTTAATGAAACTGAATGGAAAGGTCGTTGAACGACCGCAGCACATGTTGATGCGAGTTGCTGTAGGTATTTACGGCGAAGATATCGATAAAGTTATTGAAACTTACAATTTTATGTctaaacaatattttgtaCACGCTGCACAAACGATAGATGCCGCATGTACCGTTACGCAACAAATGGCTAGGTAATTGCTTTCACTAATGATCCATTGGGCGCGGTGTAacgtgttattaaataaacgatatttttacAGCTCATTCTCATTGACAATGTCTAGCGATAGCATTGATGGAATTTTGGATACGTTAGAAAGATTTGCCGTTCTTTGTCATCATAATGGCGAGATAGGATTCAATGTGCATTGCATTCGGGCAAAGAACACGCCTATAAGAGGCACAGGAGGCGTATCAAACGGATTGGTGCCTATGTTAAAAGCGTACAATACGTCCATTGCGACTGTCTCCAAAAATGGCAAAAATGAAGGACCGATTACTGTATATTTAGAACCATGGCATGCCGATATTTATGAGTTCTTAGATCTGAAAAGGAGTATTGGTTATTATCTTCTACTGTTATCTTTTTCATCTCTTGATAAAGGAacacatacaaatatatttctaaacaaTTCTAGGCGAAGAGCAATTGAGGGCTAAAGGTATGTGCTACGGATTGTGGACTCCAGATTTATTCATGAAACGTGTTTTTCATAATAAGGATTGGAGCCTAATGTGCCCACATGAATGCCCTGGATTAGTTGAAGCTTGGGGTGATGAATTTGAAAAACTGTATACTAGGTcattatatttccaatatttaaaactacatggagtttatataatttatgaataaaatgtatgttttttcatatttttagatatgaaAAGGAAGGACGTTTTCGAAGACAAGTTAAGGCTAGGGAGTTGTGGCTTCTCATCACTCAGATACAATTTGAGACAGGAGTGccatatatagtttataaagaTCATTGTAATCGCAAAACAAATCATCAGAATTTGGGTACAATTAAATGCGGTAGTTTCTCAACCGAAATAGTCCAATATTCAAGTTCCGATGAAGTTGCCACGTGTAATACAGCTTCAATCGCTGTCAACATGTTTGTGAATTCTACTAAGAGAACTTTCGACTTTTATAAACTTAAGGAAGTGGTGAAAATCGTCACCCACAATTTGGATAAAATGATTGACGTCAATTTTTATCCTCTCCCAGAGGCAAAATTGTCGTCTAATAAACATAGATCTATCGGTAAGCTATTTGCAACGTAATTCACGTACTATACATTGCTTTttctttaacttatttttaaaacttcagGTATCGGTGTACAAGGATTAGCGGAtgcgtttattttaatgagataTCCGTTTGAAAGCAAAGAAGCTAGTGAACTCAACGTCCAAATTTTTGAGACTCTTTATTATGGCGCTCTAGAAGCTAGTTGTGAGATAGCTATAGAGAAAGGCCCTTATGAGTCATATGAGGGCAGTCCAATCAGTAAAGGTGTAAGTAATCACGAAAATCATTATTCTATTATCTGCTAATTTGTTGGAAGTTATTTACATCTAAAacatgcaaattttttttatagatccTCCAGTACGAAATGTGGGATATGGAAAACAAGGAAAAACCAACAAATTTATGGGATTGGGATATTTTAAAGGCAAAAGTTGCCAATCATGGAGTGCGCAATTCTTTGTTAATAGCGCAAATGTATGTTCCGTTTATGGCACAAATGTTAGAAACCAACATATCAGTCGAGCCGTACACGAGCAacatatatacgatatatgcATTATCAAAACAGTATCCGGTTGTCAAACCACATTTGCTACAAGATCTGGTTGAGAGGGATCTTTGGGATGAGaacatgtgtaataaaatcattaataatgGCGGATCTATACAagtaaatattcattatttaatttaactacGTTATAatgtgattttattatattacataaatatttacgaaatagATATAATGTACGTTTTATAAGTAAACTGGCTCTCTCGTTTGCAGAACATTGAAGACATGCCCGAGGATTTAAAGCAGCTTTACAAAACGGTTTGGGAAATGCCACAACAGACTATTTTTGATATGGCAGCTTCTCGTGGACGTTTTATCGATCAGTCgcaatgtttaaatattcacaTGGTTGATCCATTAGACAAGCTTACATCCGTACATTATTATGCTTGGAATGTCGTAAGTTTAAAGTGTATTTTGAGATggcatataaatttaatgttaaatatgtatttttatttgcagggTTTGAAATCTAGCGTGTACCGTCTCGTAAGTAACAGCGATAACATGACATAgacaagataaaattaaacattttgttcaaatacaaaatgtatatCCAAAAACAAAGTAATAACAGAATGCAGAAAtccacattaaaataaaagtgaatattttttttaacaaaatataaaaattgtatttttattttgaaattcgtagaaaataatattcttaagaaaaaagtaaaaaaaaaaattataaaataagcaataaGGAAAATGTagaaacatgtaaaataaaaaaacattctggAAGAATGCGTtcctttaattatataattattaattttaccatAATATCTCCTCTACACTCTTACACtttcttttgtattataaattagacATTACTATAACTTTAGAACAGTATTCATGGTATACAAGTCCAatcttaaatgttaaattatagaataaaagGTTCACCCTGTTTTATTACTATAGCATCTTATAATAAACTCAAgacgattttaaatatataagatagtATCGGGAAAATTGTTCTTACAGTTTGCAATACAAGTTAAATCATTTCTGTATACTTCCtcattaataatgtttttcaaTTCCTTATTCGCCGTATCTTCCTTTACTACTTATTAATCAAtgtagaaatttttcttttatcatcaatttattatgtattacatatttttattaatttatgagtTTTcctattatattaacaaatttaattttgtttgcaTTCTTGTCACGGACCTTGACTAATGCTACATTTGAATGTGGCGCGATGTTTCGGACTAAAATTTGATTGGCTGTCTTATTCTTCGGCCGCCATTGCGCAATGCTACACCTGTCTTGACGAGGAGCAAGAGTTATTAGGTTAGCTCACTCAGATGTCTAATCttgtaaacataattttattgaagctATCTTTAAAATGAAGACCTCACGAACCAAGAAAGCTCGAAAAATTCTTGGATTTTATGTAAACAATTACAAGTTTCGTCAACCATTTCAAATCCTCATTGACGGCACATTTGCATTTGCGGCATTACAGGTTAGTTAtacatctttttattattatctttctgTTTGTTATCAATTTTCACAACGTTCAGTTTACCTTATCCATCATATTTGTACCTTATTATACTTTGCAGAACAAATTCAACATACAGGAACAGCTTGCAAAGTACTTCCAATCCGAGATAAAGCTGCTGACAACGGCGTGCATCATCTCGGAAACCGAGAAACTTGGTGTATTCTCTTCAACAGTTAACGGCGCCACGCAAATAGTGAAGCAGTACGCTGTACACCGATGTGGACATGAGAAGAAACCAATAAGCGGCTCAAAATGTTTACAATCTATGATAGGGAAAGACAATAGTGCAAGGTACATTTCTATATGCATTGTCTGACGGTACATATACCCAAGAGAGTaagagaaaatcaatttttcaatttttatgttatattgtttaaatcttAGGCcagtattcatagtcagatcttatatacaagatctgactatgaatatcGACCTTGGATATTTCCATATTCCCTAAAAATTCAAATCTGTCAATGAAATGACAAAACGATAATCGTTTTTGTGAACTAAACGCACGTGGATCTTTCATGTTTACCGTAATCAATGTGCGGACAACAGTTATTTGTGTGCTCTCGAGTTTTTATGTTGAAA
This window harbors:
- the Zdhhc8 gene encoding palmitoyltransferase ZDHHC8 isoform X1 — translated: MPKCDVKTRYLPATFAWTVLLVTTALFFIFPCSNYYVSHLGLWVPALQGVITFFVVINFSLATFMDPGVIPKAPPDEDREDDFRAPLYKSVEINGITVRMKWCVTCKFYRPPRCSHCSVCNHCIETFDHHCPWVNNCIGRRNYRYFFFFLLSLSCHMTSIFGFCLYYLLEHKEQLSEVNTIVALILMGVVMLLFIPIFGLTGFHVVLVSRGRTTNEQVTGKFNGGYNPFSRGCLRNCCYTQFGPQYPRYCKEPSLLKPDKYSGKRRGACASEISTIGSENQVKTYMDSSNGVRNASSNAYNKLSPGRDGSDTDMEPTASQSADCEPTPPLQRHGSKSNFFLPPVENNESPRHPPPSQLRHPIHYPRGSPHPRPRGMNGSRSHTPDPLSPETSGSPATIPQRQGGASPTMQQRIKAIGVPTPLAISSPIRRSNPGTPTQVRRPDFIGVNEAPMYYDIQQGNNTGVGVPGTVITGYSPQRRFLSESELVRQGTDHPYSRTNNTVDNIRELAGSPQRGVYMWKDNSPGSYPGPPPGGAVSGAPHQSPSHRPPPPYDYYRSNPTSPTQQSQYTTNAPRAAYHPAMRGGVPVFPPHQPHQSPQVKRKATTMATPTTPTSGDARRRPMSFVRALEMTDSMEMVSAPNDPRSQRPTTPTPDRASVYDMNYEISV
- the Zdhhc8 gene encoding palmitoyltransferase ZDHHC8 isoform X2; amino-acid sequence: MPKCDVKTRYLPATFAWTVLLVTTALFFIFPCSNYYVSHLGLWVPALQGVITFFVVINFSLATFMDPGVIPKAPPDEDREDDFRAPLYKSVEINGITVRMKWCVTCKFYRPPRCSHCSVCNHCIETFDHHCPWVNNCIGRRNYRYFFFFLLSLSCHMTSIFGFCLYYLLEHKEQLSEVNTIVALILMGVVMLLFIPIFGLTGFHVVLVSRGRTTNEQVTGKFNGGYNPFSRGCLRNCCYTQFGPQYPSLLKPDKYSGKRRGACASEISTIGSENQVKTYMDSSNGVRNASSNAYNKLSPGRDGSDTDMEPTASQSADCEPTPPLQRHGSKSNFFLPPVENNESPRHPPPSQLRHPIHYPRGSPHPRPRGMNGSRSHTPDPLSPETSGSPATIPQRQGGASPTMQQRIKAIGVPTPLAISSPIRRSNPGTPTQVRRPDFIGVNEAPMYYDIQQGNNTGVGVPGTVITGYSPQRRFLSESELVRQGTDHPYSRTNNTVDNIRELAGSPQRGVYMWKDNSPGSYPGPPPGGAVSGAPHQSPSHRPPPPYDYYRSNPTSPTQQSQYTTNAPRAAYHPAMRGGVPVFPPHQPHQSPQVKRKATTMATPTTPTSGDARRRPMSFVRALEMTDSMEMVSAPNDPRSQRPTTPTPDRASVYDMNYEISV